From Candidatus Pedobacter colombiensis, one genomic window encodes:
- a CDS encoding GNAT family N-acetyltransferase, producing the protein MLKPIAFENDHLLIHPFRSEDLQKYDQLVADIYTILSDDRTLKYLPAKRINNLKEAETFLQTMILGSHSGRNHIHFIHDKKLDKVIGLIDIISPEMAREFYNIKAYPYFIEFYLSSSATGCYIMTEILPAVVDAILNQGIESIGAVVNRKNIAAKRVLEKANFTYKARFDALQDLYETA; encoded by the coding sequence ATGCTCAAACCCATTGCTTTTGAAAATGATCACCTGCTCATCCACCCTTTCCGCTCAGAAGACCTACAAAAATACGATCAGCTAGTCGCAGATATTTACACCATCCTCTCCGACGACAGAACCCTGAAATACTTACCAGCCAAAAGAATCAACAATCTCAAAGAAGCAGAAACTTTTCTTCAAACCATGATATTGGGCTCACACTCTGGAAGAAACCATATCCATTTTATCCACGACAAAAAACTAGATAAAGTCATTGGCCTGATTGACATCATCTCCCCGGAAATGGCCAGGGAATTTTACAACATCAAAGCCTACCCTTACTTTATCGAATTCTACCTCAGCAGCTCCGCTACCGGATGCTACATCATGACCGAGATTCTGCCAGCAGTAGTAGATGCCATCCTAAACCAAGGCATTGAAAGCATAGGCGCAGTAGTCAACCGAAAAAACATAGCTGCAAAACGTGTACTGGAAAAAGCAAACTTTACCTACAAAGCCAGGTTTGATGCACTGCAAGATCTGTATGAAACGGCATGA
- a CDS encoding helix-turn-helix transcriptional regulator — protein MKESLLTPIEQYIVDFVTKLRMDNGLNQADIGFVIGVGQSFVANIENPNKRAKYNVNHINKLADHFGLSPKDFMPEKALR, from the coding sequence ATGAAAGAGTCACTTTTAACACCAATAGAGCAGTATATCGTAGATTTTGTTACAAAGTTAAGGATGGATAATGGCCTTAACCAGGCAGACATTGGTTTCGTAATCGGTGTCGGACAATCTTTTGTTGCTAACATTGAAAATCCAAATAAGAGAGCGAAATACAATGTGAACCACATTAACAAACTGGCAGATCATTTTGGATTGTCTCCTAAGGACTTTATGCCAGAAAAGGCACTCAGGTAA
- a CDS encoding RNA polymerase sigma-70 factor: MGKAIHRLINEAELFAGVAMGDEHCFEVIYNHYAQRLFPFVDKKVRSRSLTEEIIQDIFVQLWINRHLLENVQYPTTYLFNIAANKTLAYLRKISNNQKLVDKMASAFPDYTNETEEQLIVEESARVIELAVSQLPEQRRLIWELSRNEGLSHKQIAERLGISSSTVNNQLGHAMQHVREVLDKRANLLTLSIIILLSDSKL; this comes from the coding sequence ATGGGAAAAGCAATACATAGACTGATCAACGAAGCTGAACTCTTTGCAGGGGTAGCGATGGGTGATGAACATTGCTTTGAAGTAATCTATAATCACTATGCCCAGCGTCTGTTTCCTTTTGTAGATAAGAAGGTTCGTTCGCGGAGTCTGACCGAAGAAATCATTCAGGACATTTTTGTGCAGTTGTGGATCAACCGCCATTTGCTGGAGAATGTTCAGTACCCTACAACGTACCTTTTTAACATTGCAGCCAATAAGACCCTTGCCTATTTAAGGAAAATTTCCAATAACCAGAAGCTGGTAGATAAAATGGCTTCGGCTTTTCCGGATTATACCAATGAGACAGAGGAGCAACTGATAGTAGAGGAGAGCGCCAGGGTCATTGAGCTTGCGGTATCGCAATTACCGGAACAACGCCGCCTGATCTGGGAGCTGAGCCGCAATGAGGGGCTTAGCCATAAACAGATTGCAGAAAGGCTTGGAATTTCTTCAAGTACGGTGAACAATCAGCTTGGTCATGCGATGCAGCATGTACGTGAAGTGCTGGACAAACGCGCAAATCTGCTGACCTTATCAATAATTATTTTGCTGTCAGACAGCAAGTTGTGA
- a CDS encoding DUF4974 domain-containing protein, with protein MAENPSHIEILYRRFSNAEASEEEVREMFRLIARRQDDPELISLLEAELEMSNLEDDEPERRALVLRKIKKVIAVIDGKPGRPVGKRNFKWPLIIAAASVVGVLSIGLYFYTSQWRSNVQITEIADQAGIRPGKQGATLILANGKKITLADAQNGELAKEAGVVISKTADGQVVYEILKQVQDDANKMNTLTTAKGETYQLRLPDGSLVWLNAASSLTYPASLNEGGLRKVTLEGEAYFEIAKDKAHPFVVESRKQRVTVLGTHFNVNAYADEPVIKTTLLEGSVRVSEGTATQLLVPGCEAVNAADGKIVLNRVDTELAVAWKDNNFVFANERIETVMKMLERWYDVQVVYQGEMPQEKFRGAVSRFDNIAKVLNILQSTGSVRFKIEGKKIYVSK; from the coding sequence ATGGCCGAAAATCCATCTCATATTGAAATTTTATACCGCAGGTTCAGTAATGCGGAAGCCTCTGAAGAGGAAGTGAGGGAAATGTTTCGCTTGATAGCACGGCGACAAGATGATCCTGAGCTAATCAGTTTACTGGAAGCTGAACTGGAAATGAGCAATCTTGAAGATGATGAGCCTGAAAGAAGGGCGCTGGTATTGCGTAAGATCAAAAAAGTGATTGCAGTTATTGATGGTAAACCGGGAAGACCGGTAGGAAAAAGAAATTTTAAATGGCCGCTGATTATCGCTGCGGCTTCTGTAGTTGGGGTACTAAGTATCGGACTTTATTTTTATACCTCTCAGTGGAGATCGAATGTTCAGATAACAGAAATTGCTGATCAGGCTGGTATCAGGCCAGGTAAACAAGGAGCTACACTGATTTTGGCAAATGGAAAAAAAATTACACTGGCGGATGCACAAAACGGGGAGTTGGCTAAAGAGGCCGGGGTGGTAATTTCTAAAACTGCTGATGGCCAAGTAGTCTATGAGATCCTGAAACAAGTTCAGGATGACGCTAACAAAATGAATACATTAACCACTGCCAAAGGGGAAACCTACCAGTTACGCTTGCCTGATGGTTCTTTGGTATGGCTGAATGCAGCGTCAAGCCTGACTTATCCTGCCAGTCTCAATGAAGGCGGACTGCGGAAAGTAACACTTGAGGGGGAAGCATATTTTGAGATCGCGAAAGATAAGGCGCATCCCTTTGTAGTGGAAAGCAGAAAGCAGCGGGTAACGGTATTGGGGACCCATTTTAATGTAAATGCCTATGCAGATGAGCCGGTGATTAAAACGACTTTGCTGGAAGGAAGTGTGCGGGTTTCTGAGGGGACGGCAACGCAGTTACTTGTTCCCGGTTGTGAGGCGGTAAATGCTGCTGATGGTAAAATTGTACTGAACAGGGTGGATACGGAGCTGGCGGTGGCCTGGAAGGATAACAATTTTGTGTTTGCAAATGAGCGGATTGAAACGGTGATGAAAATGCTGGAACGCTGGTATGATGTGCAGGTGGTTTACCAGGGGGAAATGCCTCAGGAGAAATTTAGGGGAGCGGTTTCCCGCTTTGACAATATTGCCAAAGTGCTCAACATATTACAGTCTACGGGAAGTGTCCGGTTTAAAATTGAAGGGAAGAAAATTTACGTTTCAAAGTAA
- a CDS encoding SusC/RagA family TonB-linked outer membrane protein, translating into MYKKYSIKRGVPERCIHKILLIMRLTTVILIASLMQVSAAGLAQKVTLSKSNAELELVLKELRRQTGFNFVYTDLQISKSKPVNINVKEVPLELVLDEVFKDQPLVFAIDSKTVIIKEKKKSYLETVIARFQAIDVRGRVVDTLGNGLAGANVRVKNGKGAVVTSANGDFYLPKVDEGAVLVISYLGYLTREVAVNKDFNNIVLNQSSSALDVVEIQAYTSTTKRLSLANIATVKAEDIVKSPVQNVLLAIQGRVPGIVITQQNGYAGSGVKVQIQGQNSIDNGNDPLYVIDGVPYFSDLSNGDIGNQLIGGAKPLNFIDPLSIESIDILKDAAATSIYGSRAANGAILITTKKGKAGASKIDLNLQQGIGQVSRKADLLNTQQYLAMRKEAFKNDGLPVPNSSTIPDPSNYDLTVYDQDRYTDWQKVLVGGTAHYTSLNGNISGGSGNTTFLLGGTYKRQTAVIPDDFADQNGSLLLNLGNTSANQRFRINFSAGYQLDDNNIINRNLMNDALHLVPNAPALYTADGKLNWEPIQSGINTISTWFNPLRYLNSKFVSKTSGLNSNLSLGYELMEGLTLKTVFGYTRLNSENKLLNYQEVTPPEYRNVYSRSSIFSYNSNQSYSISPQLSYKGQVGKGLLSLLIAAELQGNKTFGQQLTGYGYSSDLILENISAAPFKFASTTAASQYRYNALFGVAGYNWQDQYLAELSIRRDGSSRFGAENQFHNFGNLAIGWVFSKAEFLKNSLSWLSFGKLRASYGTTGNDGIGNYRFLSAYESVSAAVPYQGIVSSYPSRISNPYLQWEETRKLNVGLDLGFAKDRVLINVNFYRNRSSNQLLSYALPATAGFGGVDLNFPAVVQNSGIELELNTVNIQSRAFTWSSSFNLSIPRNKLIAFPDLETSSYANQLVVGQRLSVKSGLYVPYEGVDPATGLYRFRKADGSLSSGNLSYPEDYTGVANLDPRFYGGLSNTLRYKGWSLYFLLSFNKQTKIGGTTGGFLSPGFSGGDGQGNQWVDALNNPWRARGDQAETRKYGTAPFPDDYVLLGVSSKFVQDASFIRLRNVSLSCQFPKPWMDKLRIQQARIFMQGQNLLTITRYKGLDPETGDSALPPLRLMTMGVQLTF; encoded by the coding sequence ATGTATAAAAAGTATTCCATAAAACGTGGTGTACCAGAAAGGTGCATCCATAAAATCCTGCTAATTATGCGATTAACCACCGTCATATTGATAGCGTCCCTAATGCAAGTCAGCGCTGCTGGCCTTGCACAGAAAGTCACTTTGTCTAAATCCAATGCAGAGCTGGAGCTGGTTTTAAAAGAACTGCGCAGGCAAACGGGATTTAATTTTGTGTACACTGATTTACAAATCAGTAAGTCAAAACCTGTAAATATTAATGTAAAAGAGGTTCCGCTAGAACTGGTACTGGATGAGGTATTTAAAGACCAGCCGCTTGTATTCGCAATAGACAGTAAGACGGTGATCATCAAAGAAAAGAAAAAATCCTACCTGGAAACGGTCATTGCCCGGTTTCAGGCGATAGATGTGCGGGGCCGTGTAGTAGACACGCTGGGCAATGGCCTTGCCGGGGCCAATGTGCGGGTAAAGAATGGTAAGGGGGCGGTAGTGACTTCGGCCAATGGTGATTTTTACTTGCCCAAGGTGGATGAAGGAGCCGTGCTGGTGATTTCTTACCTGGGCTATTTAACTAGGGAAGTGGCAGTGAACAAAGACTTTAACAATATTGTGCTGAACCAGAGCAGCTCAGCCTTGGATGTGGTAGAGATCCAGGCTTATACCAGCACCACTAAGCGTTTGAGTTTAGCGAATATTGCGACGGTGAAAGCAGAAGATATTGTCAAATCACCGGTACAGAATGTGCTGTTGGCGATACAGGGAAGGGTACCGGGGATTGTGATCACACAGCAAAATGGTTATGCGGGGAGTGGGGTTAAGGTACAGATACAGGGCCAAAATAGCATTGATAATGGCAATGATCCCTTATACGTGATAGACGGGGTGCCTTATTTTTCAGATTTGAGCAATGGCGATATTGGCAATCAATTAATTGGGGGTGCTAAACCCTTAAATTTTATAGACCCCTTAAGTATTGAATCCATAGACATTTTAAAAGATGCTGCAGCTACGTCCATTTATGGCTCCCGTGCGGCCAATGGGGCTATTCTTATCACCACTAAAAAAGGTAAGGCAGGTGCATCTAAAATAGACCTGAACCTGCAGCAGGGCATAGGCCAGGTAAGCCGCAAGGCCGATCTACTGAATACACAGCAATACTTGGCCATGAGGAAAGAGGCTTTTAAAAATGACGGACTCCCTGTACCCAATAGCAGCACAATCCCGGATCCCTCTAATTATGACCTGACGGTATACGATCAGGACCGGTATACCGACTGGCAGAAGGTTTTGGTCGGTGGTACTGCACATTACACCAGTTTAAACGGCAACATTTCCGGGGGCAGTGGTAATACCACTTTCCTTTTGGGAGGAACCTATAAGCGGCAAACAGCCGTGATACCGGATGATTTTGCAGACCAGAACGGCAGTTTACTGCTCAACCTGGGCAATACCTCGGCCAATCAGCGTTTCCGGATCAATTTTTCGGCAGGTTACCAGCTGGATGACAATAATATTATAAATAGGAATTTAATGAATGATGCCCTTCATTTAGTGCCGAATGCTCCCGCGCTGTATACGGCTGATGGCAAACTGAACTGGGAACCGATTCAATCGGGAATCAATACCATCTCAACCTGGTTTAACCCACTTCGTTATCTGAACAGTAAATTTGTTTCGAAGACATCGGGGCTGAACAGCAATTTGAGCCTGGGTTATGAATTGATGGAAGGTTTAACGCTGAAAACCGTCTTTGGCTATACCCGTTTAAATTCAGAAAATAAATTATTAAACTACCAAGAGGTTACCCCACCGGAATATAGGAATGTATATAGTAGGAGTTCAATATTCAGTTACAACAGCAACCAGAGTTATTCTATTTCGCCCCAGCTGAGCTATAAAGGACAAGTTGGAAAAGGGCTGCTCAGTTTGCTGATTGCTGCAGAACTCCAGGGAAATAAAACTTTTGGCCAGCAATTGACAGGGTATGGATACAGCAGCGACCTGATACTGGAGAACATCAGTGCGGCTCCTTTTAAATTTGCATCTACTACGGCTGCGAGTCAATACCGCTACAATGCGCTTTTTGGGGTGGCCGGTTACAATTGGCAGGACCAGTACCTGGCTGAACTGAGCATCCGCCGGGATGGTAGTTCGCGTTTTGGTGCAGAAAACCAGTTTCACAATTTTGGCAATTTAGCTATAGGCTGGGTATTCAGCAAGGCGGAATTCCTGAAAAATAGCTTAAGCTGGTTAAGTTTTGGCAAACTAAGGGCCAGTTATGGGACCACTGGTAATGACGGGATAGGAAATTACCGGTTTTTGTCTGCTTATGAAAGTGTTTCTGCAGCAGTACCCTACCAGGGAATTGTAAGTTCTTATCCCAGCAGAATATCCAATCCTTATTTGCAATGGGAAGAAACCAGGAAATTGAATGTAGGGCTGGATCTTGGCTTTGCCAAAGACAGGGTTTTGATAAATGTAAACTTTTATCGGAACCGGAGCAGCAACCAGTTGCTCAGTTATGCCTTGCCGGCAACTGCCGGCTTTGGAGGGGTAGACCTGAACTTCCCGGCAGTGGTACAGAATTCAGGTATAGAGCTGGAACTGAACACAGTCAATATCCAAAGCCGTGCTTTTACCTGGAGCAGTTCCTTTAACCTCAGCATCCCCCGGAATAAACTGATTGCCTTTCCAGATCTGGAAACCTCGAGCTATGCAAATCAGCTGGTGGTTGGGCAGCGGCTGTCTGTAAAGTCAGGGTTATACGTTCCTTATGAAGGAGTCGACCCAGCTACTGGTTTATACCGCTTTCGCAAAGCGGATGGCTCCTTGAGTTCGGGTAACCTTTCTTATCCTGAAGATTATACCGGTGTGGCAAATCTGGATCCCCGGTTTTATGGTGGGCTGAGCAATACTTTGCGCTATAAAGGATGGAGCCTGTATTTTTTGTTGAGTTTTAATAAACAAACTAAAATAGGAGGGACGACTGGAGGGTTTTTATCTCCTGGATTCTCTGGTGGTGATGGACAGGGCAATCAATGGGTTGATGCGCTGAACAATCCCTGGAGAGCTAGGGGCGATCAAGCAGAGACCAGGAAGTATGGTACGGCTCCGTTTCCTGATGATTATGTTCTCCTAGGAGTTAGTAGTAAATTCGTTCAGGATGCATCTTTTATCCGGCTTAGGAATGTTTCTCTATCCTGTCAGTTTCCAAAGCCTTGGATGGACAAGCTGCGTATACAACAGGCAAGGATCTTTATGCAGGGGCAGAACCTGCTGACCATTACGCGCTATAAGGGCCTTGATCCTGAAACCGGTGATTCGGCATTGCCCCCGCTCCGGCTGATGACCATGGGCGTTCAATTAACCTTTTAA
- a CDS encoding RagB/SusD family nutrient uptake outer membrane protein, which translates to MMNNLNNNRRPYLIALLCMLLSSGMLCSCKKLLSIDPPINSVTQTNVYSTDDTAIGVLTNLYVQIGDPFRNAVMPIYMGLSADELQLYVNNDDSRNRHFQNNLQAMNPGRTYDFWTDEYKMIFVCNQAIEGLNLSISLTPVVKQQLLGEAKFMRAYFHFYLANLFGDVPLVLGTDYTVNRLISRTARAKVYEQVVNDLKEAQDLLANDYPGASLQATTTERVRPTKWAATALLARVYLYMNSNELAEQEASKVIAHTALYDMTGVALDEVFKKNSRETIWSLPSVNNGVQSNTYEGQTYVLSDPPSSSWTVYLSKHVLDDFEIGDQRKSKWMGSIQQAVGGPVYYFPYKYKIGLKIADPQEYAMVLRLGEQYLIRAEARARQGKILGANSAESDLNLIRQRAGLAGTTASNQTEMLDAILRERRSELFTESCHRWFDLQRFGKIDEVMSVVCPEKGGVWAPYKALMPIAQAEINLNPSLKGHQNPGY; encoded by the coding sequence ATGATGAATAATTTAAATAACAACCGCAGGCCTTATCTTATAGCCCTATTATGCATGCTGCTGTCTTCAGGTATGTTGTGCAGCTGTAAGAAACTCCTGAGCATAGATCCTCCAATTAATTCGGTTACCCAGACTAATGTTTACAGTACAGATGACACCGCTATAGGCGTATTGACCAATTTATATGTGCAAATTGGTGATCCGTTTCGGAATGCGGTTATGCCAATTTATATGGGGCTTTCTGCAGATGAACTTCAGCTTTATGTGAACAATGATGATAGCCGTAATAGGCATTTTCAAAATAACTTGCAGGCCATGAACCCCGGTAGAACATACGATTTCTGGACCGATGAATATAAAATGATTTTTGTGTGCAACCAGGCTATTGAAGGCCTGAATTTGAGCATTTCCTTAACGCCGGTGGTTAAACAGCAACTCTTGGGTGAAGCTAAATTTATGCGTGCCTATTTTCACTTTTACCTAGCTAATCTGTTCGGGGATGTGCCTCTGGTATTGGGTACGGATTATACTGTCAACCGTTTAATTTCCCGGACGGCTCGGGCCAAGGTATATGAGCAGGTGGTGAACGATTTAAAAGAGGCACAGGACTTACTGGCTAACGATTACCCGGGGGCAAGCCTGCAGGCTACAACTACAGAACGGGTACGCCCTACCAAGTGGGCAGCTACAGCCTTGCTAGCCAGGGTTTACCTGTACATGAACAGCAATGAACTGGCAGAACAGGAAGCCTCTAAAGTGATTGCCCATACTGCTCTGTACGACATGACCGGGGTAGCGCTGGATGAAGTGTTCAAAAAGAACAGTAGGGAAACGATCTGGTCATTGCCATCGGTAAATAATGGAGTGCAGTCCAATACCTATGAAGGGCAGACTTATGTGCTTTCAGATCCTCCTTCGAGCAGCTGGACGGTATATTTGAGCAAACATGTATTGGACGACTTTGAGATTGGAGACCAGCGGAAAAGCAAATGGATGGGCAGTATACAACAGGCAGTAGGCGGGCCTGTTTATTATTTCCCTTACAAGTATAAGATCGGGCTGAAAATTGCCGATCCGCAGGAATATGCGATGGTATTGCGACTTGGGGAACAGTACCTGATTAGGGCAGAGGCCAGAGCCAGACAAGGGAAGATCCTTGGAGCTAACAGTGCCGAAAGCGACCTGAACCTGATTCGCCAGCGGGCAGGGCTTGCCGGCACTACTGCATCCAACCAAACAGAAATGCTGGATGCGATCTTAAGAGAACGGCGGTCCGAGCTTTTTACCGAAAGCTGCCACCGCTGGTTTGACCTGCAGCGCTTTGGAAAGATTGACGAAGTGATGAGTGTGGTCTGCCCTGAAAAGGGGGGCGTTTGGGCACCATACAAAGCCCTGATGCCAATAGCACAAGCAGAGATCAATTTAAACCCAAGTTTAAAAGGCCACCAAAATCCTGGGTACTGA